CACTGGTGGCCCCTTGGGCGGTGCAGGACAGCTGGCGGACACAGCGCCGGGCTCAGGGACGCGGCTGCCAGCAGGCAGCCCCCGGGGGGTGACGGTGAAGGAGTTGGAGCCGATCTTGTGGAGAAAGCAGTTGGCCTGGGGAGCTGCGGCCTTGGGGGTGGCTGGGACCGCCTGGGGGACTGCAGCCCGAgggggagccggggctgccTGGGGGGCCACGGGCTGGGGGGTGACAGCCCGGGGGGGAGCCgggagaggctgaggggtgacagCCCGGGGGGGAGCCGGGAGAGGCTGAGGGGCCGCGGGCTGGGGGAGCGGAGCCCGGGGGGAAGCCGGCTGCAGGACAGCGGGCTGGGGGGTGGCCGGCACCGCTGCGGGGGTGGCAGCCCGGGGGGGAGCCGGCAGCGGCTGGGGGGCGGCCGGCACCGCCTGCGGAGATCCCGGTCTCGCCTTTGGGGTCGAGGCCCGGGGGGAGCCCGGTCCCCTCTGGAGGGGCGCCGAGGCCCGAGGGGAGCCGGGTGCCCCCTGCGGAGATGGCGGCCCTGCCCGGGGGGAGCCCGGCACCGCCGGAGGAGCAGccagcccggcccggggggAGCCCGGTCCCACCTGCGGAGGGGCTGCCGCCCCGCCTGGCACGGCGCCAGGCCCGGGCCCGGTCAGCGCCTCCCCGCCGCGGCGTCGGCGACCCCGCGGCCGCTGCCCGAACTTCTCCAGGAGGCGGCTGACGGTGCCCGGCTCGGCCGCCTCGGGCGGCTCCGGCGGCTCGGTCGCCTCGTAGATGACGACCTGGTCAGCGCGGATCTCGGCGAGGGCGGCGCCCCGGCGGGCCAGCAGCTCCCGCAGCGGGTCGGGGCGCcgcggcggggaggaggaggaggaggcggcggccggGTCCCGGCGGCGGCCGGGCACCGCGTCCCCCTCGGCGAAGCAGGCGGCGGCGTCGGGCTGGGACTCGATGATGAGGATGTTGTCGGCGCGGATGGTGCGGATGCCGGGCACGGCGCTGtacagctccagcagctgctgcagcggCCGCACCGCCTCGGGGCCGTgcccgggcagcccctgccgcagccgccgccgctcgCTCTCCAGCCGCATGAAGGGGTTCTCGCGGAGCGGGCCCAGGCTCTCCGCCACCACCAGCCGCTCCCCCGCCGGGGGCTCCGGCTCGccgccggccgccccggccagcttggccCGCTTCCGCTCCAGGATCTCCCGCTTCCAGGCGGGCTGAgcccgcggcccggccccgagCGGCAGCTCCGCGCTACTCATGGCGGCGG
This genomic stretch from Balearica regulorum gibbericeps isolate bBalReg1 chromosome 20, bBalReg1.pri, whole genome shotgun sequence harbors:
- the TPRN gene encoding taperin isoform X2; translation: MSSAELPLGAGPRAQPAWKREILERKRAKLAGAAGGEPEPPAGERLVVAESLGPLRENPFMRLESERRRLRQGLPGHGPEAVRPLQQLLELYSAVPGIRTIRADNILIIESQPDAAACFAEGDAVPGRRRDPAAASSSSSPPRRPDPLRELLARRGAALAEIRADQVVIYEATEPPEPPEAAEPGTVSRLLEKFGQRPRGRRRRGGEALTGPGPGAVPGGAAAPPQVGPGSPRAGLAAPPAVPGSPRAGPPSPQGAPGSPRASAPLQRGPGSPRASTPKARPGSPQAVPAAPQPLPAPPRAATPAAVPATPQPAVLQPASPRAPLPQPAAPQPLPAPPRAVTPQPLPAPPRAVTPQPVAPQAAPAPPRAAVPQAVPATPKAAAPQANCFLHKIGSNSFTVTPRGLPAGSRVPEPGAVSASCPAPPKGPPVPSASAPHARANARRPKPEEAEAAVSPPPSATLAPSATRSSQPLSASAPRAGGSFEIHPAPKPDLAAIPAHDLQAQALAKLRLNSRNSFLFVPRREGSPALPPAQSARPGLPPPSSSEKALKEPPRASAPEQEEPVASPPAPLDPLVPVTYIDDIVEPDSGELSPRAGLAARTGSLADQPGGAGPDLDMEFSSVPIYRPHSAPHQRGGSTFTVVPKRKPVASGLQTLTDASGRPQWEEEEEESKGKGKAVENADGPQAGPSHKKRYPTVNEIEVIGGYLSLERSCMSKTGSRRKKMKISFNETSLQTMFEYPSESSLAEEEEEEEEGEGHASETEEDKSCTFYIPRPNSTLHPNTPNSADLSSYTPKHSVKFSEWQEQKYEEMPATEGPLPKEADSHGSQVMLTPAEKGGLSDFSSEPALYF
- the TPRN gene encoding taperin isoform X1, giving the protein MSSAELPLGAGPRAQPAWKREILERKRAKLAGAAGGEPEPPAGERLVVAESLGPLRENPFMRLESERRRLRQGLPGHGPEAVRPLQQLLELYSAVPGIRTIRADNILIIESQPDAAACFAEGDAVPGRRRDPAAASSSSSPPRRPDPLRELLARRGAALAEIRADQVVIYEATEPPEPPEAAEPGTVSRLLEKFGQRPRGRRRRGGEALTGPGPGAVPGGAAAPPQVGPGSPRAGLAAPPAVPGSPRAGPPSPQGAPGSPRASAPLQRGPGSPRASTPKARPGSPQAVPAAPQPLPAPPRAATPAAVPATPQPAVLQPASPRAPLPQPAAPQPLPAPPRAVTPQPLPAPPRAVTPQPVAPQAAPAPPRAAVPQAVPATPKAAAPQANCFLHKIGSNSFTVTPRGLPAGSRVPEPGAVSASCPAPPKGPPVPSASAPHARANARRPKPEEAEAAVSPPPSATLAPSATRSSQPLSASAPRAGGSFEIHPAPKPDLAAIPAHDLQAQALAKLRLNSRNSFLFVPRREGSPALPPAQSARPGLPPPSSSEKALKEPPRASAPEQEEPVASPPAPLDPLVPVTYIDDIVEPDSGELSPRAGLAARTGSLADQPGGAGPDLDMEFSSVPIYRPHSAPHQRGGSTFTVVPKRKPVASGLQTLTDASGRPQWEEEEEESKGKGKAVENADGPQAGPSHKKRYPTVNEIEVIGGYLSLERSCMSKTGSRRKKMKISFNETSLQTMFEYPSESSLAEEEEEEEEGEGHASETEEDKSCTFYIPRPNSTLHPNTPNSDLSSYTPKHSVKFSEWQEQKYEEMPATEGPLPKEADSHGSQVMLTPAEKGGLSDFSSEPALYF